In the Hordeum vulgare subsp. vulgare chromosome 7H, MorexV3_pseudomolecules_assembly, whole genome shotgun sequence genome, one interval contains:
- the LOC123412782 gene encoding O-methyltransferase ZRP4-like: MALKSCLDLGIADAIHHHGGAATLSQIGAVATLHPSKICCLRRLMRVLTVSGVFSVQQPSPRDDVQVELVYTLTAVSHLLVSSASVNIVPVINLQLQPNIVSSFSELGAWFQHKLPEPDLFKLKHGKTFWEIAHHNAAFNTIVNDAMASDSRFLMDIAIRECGSVFEGIGSLVDVAGGHGGAAQAISKSFPHIKCSVMDLGHVIAGAPSGTDVQYIAGDMFESIPQADVVFLKWIMHDWSDDDCIKILKNCNKAIAPKDAGGKVIIVDMVVGGGPQDLKHKETQVLFDLYIMLLNGIERDEQEWKKIIMAAGFSDFKITPILGVRSIIELYP, encoded by the exons ATGGCACTAAAGTCCTGCTTGGACCTCGGCATCGCCGACGCCATCCACCACCATGGCGGTGCCGCTACCCTCTCCCAAATTGGAGCTGTAGCTACGCTCCACCCGTCCAAGATCTGCTGCCTGCGCCGCCTTATGCGTGTGCTCACTGTCTCCGGCGTCTTCAGCGTCCAGCAGCCCAGTCCAAGGGACGACGTCCAAGTGGAGCTCGTCTACACACTCACAGCAGTGTCCCACCTCCTCGTCAGCTCGGCCTCGGTGAACATTGTCCCCGTCATCAACCTGCAGCTCCAGCCCAACATCGTCTCCTCCTTCTCTGAACTCGGGGCCTGGTTCCAGCACAAGCTGCCAGAACCAGACCTTTTCAAGTTGAAGCACGGCAAAACCTTCTGGGAAATAGCCCACCATAATGCGGCATTCAACACCATCGTCAATGACGCCATGGCCTCCGATAGCCGGTTCCTCATGGACATCGCCATCAGGGAGTGCGGCAGCGTCTTCGAGGGTATAGGCTCCCTGGTCGACGTTGCCGGAGGCCATGGTGGGGCGGCACAAGCAATATCGAAATCGTTCCCGCACATCAAGTGCAGCGTGATGGACctcggccatgtcattgccgggGCTCCTAGTGGCACCGACGTGCAGTACATTGCGGGCGACATGTTTGAGAGCATTCCACAGGCAGATGTTGTCTTCCTAAAG TGGATTATGCATGATTGGAGCGACGATGACTGCATCAAAATACTAAAAAATTGCAATAAAGCTATCGCTCCAAAAGATGCTGGCGGAAAGGTGATAATTGTAGACATGGTGGTTGGTGGAGGCCCGCAAGACCTGAAGCACAAAGAGACACAAGTCTTGTTCGATCTTTACATCATGCTCCTCAATGGCATCGAACGAGATGAGCAGGAGTGGAAGAAGATAATCATGGCGGCAGGATTCAGTGACTTCAAAATCACCCCGATTCTGGGTGTCCGATCAATCATTGAGCTTTACCCGTGA
- the LOC123413469 gene encoding uncharacterized protein LOC123413469 encodes MGWGGPVDLGCGYRRERRSLSTLAAWHRGGAGDRLGGAGLDPHRPARVFGGGGTVASAFLPADSVLAHLSSVVWSSRLLVVFHRRWGRRHGRGEIPA; translated from the coding sequence ATGGGCTGGGGCGGGCCGGTGGATCTGGGATGCGGCTACAGGCGGGAGCGGAGGAGCCTTTCAACGCTGGCTGCATGGCACCGTGGTGGTGCTGGAGACCGGCTAGGCGGCGCCGGGCTGGATCCTCACCGTCCGGCCCgtgtttttggtggtggtgggacGGTTGCCAGCGCCTTCCTTCCTGCTGACAGCGTTTTGGCTCACCTCTCCTCGGTGGTGTGGTCAAGTCGGCTCCTTGTTGTGTTTCATCGGCGTTGGGGTCGACGGCATGGCCGGGGCGAAATCCCTGCGTGA